GTGTTTCTGTAAACCTTGCAAATACGAGAAGGCCTGTTTTCCGTTggctctgtttcctttttttcccaaccaTAACAGATGGCTTCTCAACACTGGTTTCCTAAAGTACTAGTGCATTAAATTTGCTATCTCTAAAGATAAAGTTGTAGTAAGAACGTTGTTACAGCGATCTGCAGTCACCCGTTAAGACTAAATTTTTACATGGGAGGGACCAGGAGATACCCAGCTTTACTTAATAATATTTCATCATTCAAGTACCAGCTAATATTGATGATGGCTGTTACTCTAATCTAGTGTGTTTCCGGGTTTGTTCTTAATCAGTGTGTAGCTCTTGTTGCTTGGGAAACAGAGGGGGTGCTTGTGAGCTGAGACAACATGCATCAATGGTTTTTGGGGCCTTAACTGATCTAACTTGATAGTTTAGACGTATGGCGGCAAGGTATTGCCATCAGCATATTCGGGGGAGGAAGTGCTTTAGTTATcttagaaattttatttctttttttttttttaagtttggacACTTTGGCTGTTCAAAACAAAAGTGTATAGAAGTCACGTGCACTTTGCATGATTCCTTTGTATGTCTTTTGTGTCAAAGTTGCAGGTTTAACTATATACACGCATACAGACATACTGGACTAGTAAAAAAATTCCTGCATATTTTTATTAGATGGCCTTGTTAAACAGGCTCCTTATCAGTTCATAGAAGATAATAGACATGGGTGGCAGGCCATTCCGTTTCTAGTCAGGTTGGAAACAATACAACACAACAACTGTACTGTGATATTCTCTCAGGGATCAGCTTATAGTGCGTGTCTGTATCTCACATTCCTTTGAGTGGATCTACTTAAAGCAGAAGAGTGGTAGTGGTATAACTCTGCCGTAAGTGCCTCCTAGCGTATTCACAGGCCTTGCAATTGATCCCCAAATACTTCTGATAATGGTGTGAAGAAGTTCACAAGACAAAATACTTATGTATCCTTGCTGTGTGAAGTAGATAACTTACTCTCACTACTCTTCTATAGATGTACTGtcagtcttatttttttttttttttttagtgttagcCATGGAGGTGTGCTTATTCTTACAAAAGAGTTGTCCTTGCATGCATTGTCTTTGCATGAATAGCCTTTCCTGGTTAGTGCCATGCTTTGTAGCCTGAATCAAGCCACTCATGTTCGTAGTTTATTTCATATGTGTGGCCATGAGGTGTCCTCTGCAAAGCCAAGAGATTGCCCTCTATGGCTTGCTGTCCTGTGTGTGGAAGTTCCATCTACATTTAAGAAAAGGGGACACAGGAAGGTAAAGTGATGATAAAGCCACCCCCATGTCTAGCGtatagcagagcttccaggattGTGCTGGACCCTTGCTGAATTAAGGGTTAAAGATTGTATATACATGTGGGGATTTGAGAATGTTCCTACAATCTGTCCTATTCTTTAGTGTTAGATATAGCATTACTTACTGAATATAGATTTTTTATAATGAACTTCGTAATTTTTCTGAGGTCTCGCCTATATGGCTGAtcttggggtgggtttttttttgctattttcacCATTCCAGCCTTCTCTTCAGCTTGAAATGCAAGACTCTAGAATCCAAATCCCATCTCGTAGAATGATAGCTATTTCAAATGTTATCTGTCTGGACAAAATTTCCTcttgtttgcatatttttctaGACAcctagggttggggttttttgagtaaAAATCTGGTTACTGGCCAAACTGTGGCTTTTCTATAATTATTCTGGTTGTAATAGCAAAATCCTGTATTGTGATTACAGTTGATTTTGTTGCGGACCAGATCTCCAAAAGTTGAGTGAAATTTCTCACGTTATTTCAAGCTGCAGTGTTGTTCTTTTCTCCAGTTCTAGACTATCTTTCACTGGTGTCAATGAGCACTGAGGTCCAAGcatgtgttttctttaaagagaataCGGGCCCGTTCCGAAATAAAGTCCCCTTGTTGCTGCAGAGATGGCTGGGAGGTTTGAAACCGAAGTGAATGGGTGGTGTTACCTATATAGTCCTATGTCTCTGTGTTCACTGTGATGAAACCTAATAGAATTTATCCCCCCAACTGTAGAGCAGCTGTGTACCTTATTCCCCTCAGATGAAGGCCTGACTATTGACCTGAAGAATTTCCGGAAACCTGGTGAAAAGACCTTCACCCAAAGAAGCCGCCTGTTTGTGGGGAATCTGCCCCCAGATATTACAGAGGAAGAGATGAGAAAGTTATTTGAGAAGTATGGCAAGGCAGGTGAAGTCTTCATACACAAGGACAAAGGCTTTGGCTTTATTAGGCTGGTGAGTGACTTGCTACTGTTGCGGCGTTGCAGTGTTTTTGTGGCAGTTATTCACACTGGAGGGGGATTGCTAATTGGAAGTAGTAGATGTTCAGATATCTTGCTAATTAAGCCTGCTCTTGATTTTAGTAACCTGGAATATGGGATCAGCTTCTACAAGTGATTTGTCTAGAGCTTGTTACGAGAAGGAATGTGAATTCAGGCAGCTTGTGGCAGAATTTATGAGATACCTGATAAAGTTGTTCTGAAGTCAGTTggtagaaaacagaaagaaaacatgaacatGATGCTTTATAGATAAGGTGGACTTCCATTTTCTGGAAGGGTGTGAACATGGCATTTCTATGAACATGGGTTGTCATGCAGTATTACTGGAGCGATGAATGCTCTTGAGGTAGGGGATCTCTAGGTGATCATGTTGAAGCGTGGCTAGGAGGGAGGTAGCTACCAACGTAGAGTAATGGTTCTCAGACTTTATTGGCTCATGTATTATCTTTCTGAAAGCCCCAAGGTGAGTGGATGGAGCATGAGGTTCCCACATCAAAATCTGGGGCGCTTTGCTGTAGTGTAGCTGCTTGGTAGTGACGTAAATGAGTGGAAAGGTGTGAAACTGGCATAGGATGTCTTTCATGGATTGTCATACAATCAGCATTTCCTTTTAAAGTTATCAGACTTGGCTAACAGTtgaatcttgatttttattttttttatgtatttatttattaaaaaaaaaaagaggcatgctTTGTAGATAATGATCATTTAATTGTTCGCTTAGTTCGTACTGGCTGTTGGATTAAGCTTATGTCTGatacttcccccccccaccctgtcccAAACTCTGTACATGCCTATTCAGCTAGAGTCATTGATAATAGAGAATACCTACAATTTGCTAGGACACTTTTTACCATGCTATGGGAGGATTATTTATCCCTCTCTGTGAAGTACTTGTTCAGGGGAAATAGGCTTGTGACTCTGTTGTGACTGACTGGCTGATTCTGTACTGCATTGAGAATTTTAATGATAACTTTTTTTATCTTCAGGAAACTCGCACTCTGGCAGAGATTGCAAAGGTGGAACTAGACAACATGCCTCTACGTGGGAAGCAGCTAAGAGTGCGTTTTGCATGCCACAGCGCATCGCTGACAGTCAGGAACCTGCCTCAGTTTGTGTCCAATGAGCTCCTGGAGGAAGCCTTCTCAGTGTTTGGCCAGGTGGAAAGGGCTGTGGTTATTGTGGATGACAGAGGACGATCCTCTGGGAAAGGCATTGTGGAGTTCTCAGGGAAGCCTGCTGCTAGGAAAGCCCTGGATAGATGTAGTGATGGGTCTTTCCTGCTAACTACGTAAGTGTGGAGGGCAAGAAGTGCTGTACTGGCATGTGTGCAGGTTGATGGGTGGTATTGGCTTGTGAGCAATGTTTCTTAACACCAGAGCAGGACAGATGAGATATGGGGCAGGAGGTGGTAGGTGATTTGCCTGGGGAGAACTTTACTTAGCTTTGTTCCAACAAGAGCGAATCTGTTCTGAAACTCAGGTCTGAAAACTTTCCTCTGGGAAGCTGCTAGTGGGGTAAGTGCATATATAATAAGAGCTTCCCAATAAGCTCTTTCTCGATAAAGCCTTCTTAGGGCAATTAAAGCAGCCTTTAAGAAGCAGGAGCTATTTCAGAGACCATCCATATCATTTGTTGGAAACGAAGCCCAAGTGTGTTAATTGTGCCCTCTGGGTTGCTTCAGAGGCGAGTCTTGGGATGGGACTCCACTCAGCAGCATGCACTGCTGGGGTCGAATGCTGATCCACCACTGTGGGCATGGGATCTGTCGGAGAATCTGGTCAAATAGATTGGATTGTTTGGAGTTTTCACGATAATAAACTGTTTTCCTTGTGCTTGAATATCATCAGGGAACAAAGCATGTTCTTGCATAATTATGTGAACTTGTTTAAGTAAATGACTAATTCTAGATGCGTTCCACAGAGCACAGCTTGTTGCTCTAACTATTAAGAGGAAGCTGTTTTTGATctcttggaaataaaaattactgtataTTTTGTATGTATGCATCTAGAATTTGTGAATAGAATACTGCCTGAAATTGACTATATTGCTAATTTCTACAGTAATTTTATAAGCTTTGTGCTTCtcacttctcttctttttcttggagGCCTGCATATGGCACAGCTGTACACAAGCACATTCAGTTTCAAAaagcaggtggttttttttttgtttatctgtttttcttcctgagacTCTTTGGGGATAACCAGCATAGCATGTAGTGCTCTGCAGGAGGATTGCTGTTAGGGAGCTTTTGCTTATTCAGAAGTCTATATCCTGAAAGAaccatgaaaacaaatttttaaaagtgatcaTGCAAAACTAATCATTACCAGTGTATAACTGAGAGCACCTGAGGGTAACATTCAATCTTTTTGAAGCTATCAGTGTATTAGATTCTGATATTTAGAACTGCAAACCAGTATGTTGCTTATTTCTAGTTAtggtttggttttgattaaatTTGTTCTTGTTTGTCCTAGTTCATGACAGTAACAGCTAGATAAACTGTTTGGAATTGGTTCACATTGGAGAATAAGACTATTAATAACAGAATATGTCACACTGAAGTGAAAAGCCACATTGTGGATCTTCAGCTGAGGAGAGAGATTTTAACGTCTCATCCTGCCTTCCTGCTGGAGTCTGTGCACTGCTTGCCGCTTGGCATAGCGTGAtcatttctcttccatttccccAGCTCTGGCAAATGGGGTTGAGGAGCTAACAAGAAGCTGTGGTGCTGCTTTGTGCTGAGGATGAGCAGTGTCAGTGCTGTGGTGGGGAGCTAATTCGGAGATTGGggacacttcttttaaatactttcttctgCACACAGAAAACAGAGGACGGAAGTACACATGTGCAGTGTCTGTGTTGTGAAGTGCACCAGTGGATTTCTTGAGGGGGAAATCAGACAGTGTCCAACAGGCACTTAAAGAGCACTGCTGCTGGGCAATAATGGCATGTGGGGTCTTACCAGGAAAGTATGACTGAATGGTACAGCCAGCAACCTCCAGTGAGGAGCAGTGTAGTTACTCTTCCCTTTAGGCAGCTATAAAAAGGCACACAAGGACTTGCGCAGCCCATGGTTGGCCATGTAgcaagggaggaaagggagaaaaaccaGGCTCTAGGGACTACAAGACTTGATGCTGAGTAGATCCTACTGGAGGATGCCAGGTTCCAGTTAAGCTGTTAATTTGAACCAGTAACTGCAAGTGTTCTTCTTTCAGTACAATTTTGGTTTGGATTCAACAAGGATTTTGATTAACAGTTCAGCTCCTATTCTAGAAAAAAAGTGTTCGAAGTGATTTCTGGTTCCACTTTGGTTGAGATCCCCAACTGCTCTGAATTTCTTTGAGCACTgctgaaagcagtattttataaGTTCAGACACAGTACAAATGCTTTCCTGCACTGCAAGCTCATTCTTGAATTTTCTTGAAAGCACCTCATCTTTTCTTTACAGATTCCCTCGGCCTGTCACTGTGGAGCCCATGGATCAGTATGATGATGAAGAGGGACTACCAGAGAAACTAGTCATCAAAAACCAGCAATATCACAAGTATGTGACTGCCATGAGACAGGAGATGAGACTACCTGTGGACTAGGACATTGACTAGTGCCTCAGTCTTACGAGGGTGGCTCATCAGTGCTACTAAAggtccttctttttttctgtaaatgggaCCTGACTCTGGAAAGAGAATTTCATACACTGTTCTCTTGCCGTGGTTACCTGAAAGAAAGTAGTGATTTTGGATTCACACTGCTGGATAAGACTGGCAGCCTCCACATATTTTTCATAAGTCCGTTTCAGTTGTTGGAATAAAAAACTCTGTCAGTTTGAGATAATGTGAGATCCCCTTGCTCAGATGAGAAGCTGAAATAAAGACTTAAGTTACTTGCTCTAAGTATTACGGAAAGTCTGTAGAGGAAACAGATTTGAACCTACTGTGAAAATTTAAGGAATTATGTGAATAGCATTGGGAGATTGTAGAGATATCCAGGTATAAGGCCATGGTCTTTGAAGGCTTCCCAGTGTAAGTAGGTATCATGTGATCTGAGCGGTGGGAATTAGTAGACCATGTGAGCTCATGAATTTTTCAAGTAAGGAAGATGAGAGCTTCAGGAGATGGGAGGCTGCATTAGGAATAGTCATGTGTTCCAGGTGCAGGGTCTGCAGAGATTAGtgaaataaacacacacatttgGGCATTGTTTGTTTCTGGAGTGGATCTGTCCATAAGATGTGCAGCAGGAGCAAAGgctgtttctttcaaaagtatttctaaatatcCAGAATCTTTTTGTGTCTTACGAAAGCAGTGTCATTGCTTATTATGGAGGAGGACAGGACACAGTTTCCATGTATAATTAATCCTGCAGGAGGATTCTGCCCAAGTTTCTCCTTTCAATAAGATGATTCCTGAGGAGCAGACAAACTGGTATGTCAGGCATAGCTATTAGTGAGAAAGTAGAAGACAAAGTGGTTCCGTATTTGTTGCACTAAGAAATGCATTTCTAACTGTTAAAAGGATCTTGCATTTAacacacaaatgtatttttcttggtTCCTCCTTGCTTTGTTGAAGCATTCATTAGCTCTTCCTTGTTTGACAGGGAGCGTGAGCAGCCTCCTCGATTTGCACAGCCTGGCAGCTTTGAGTACGAATATGCCATGCGTTGGAAGGCTCTAATAGaaatggagaagcagcagcaagaacaagTAGACCGCAACATCAAGGAAGCTCGAGAGaagctggaaatggaaatggaagcAGCTCGCCATGAGCACCAAGTTATGCTCATGCGGCAAGGTACCAATCAAAGATAAATACAGTATCAGAACATGGCCCTGCAACATCCAGGGGTGGGTAGCTCAGTAGACTGGCTAGAGCCCACTGAAAGTGAGCTGTGGTGTAGCTGCTTGACTTGTAACCAAGCATGGTAGCAGCAAATGAATGGAGAGATGTTACAGTATTGCTGGAGGCTCTGTTACCTTATTCTCTTGTGTGTTAAGGTTCTAGTTCAGGAATTGATAAGAGGTGGCATGGGAGATGAGTTCGATTGTGTTTTTTACTGTCATCTTTTACAGATTTAATGAGACGCCAGGAAGAGCTGAGGAGAATGGAGGAATTGCATAATCAAGAAGTACAAAAACGTAAACAGTTGGAACTCAGGTAGGGGGATAGGTTATGAAATGCTGTGAATCCATAATATTATGGAATGAAAGGCTTCTTCAGCGCACCTAATTGTTCAGTGTGACAATTTAATTACTACCTAAAGTGTGGCTTTTATTTTGGGCCTTTTTGTTTATAGGGAAAGTGTTGGTTTAAGATGGAAGTTAGCAGTTTCTTCCACTGATTAGTACttggtttttttacagttctATGTCTCAGTTTAGCTCCTTGACCGAGGCAGATAGAAAAATCAGAATCTGTGCAGTGATTTGGTGACTTCAGTGCTGCAGGTTGGGAAACCCCCTTCTAGCATCTGTCTTATCATTTGAGGCATAACTTAGTCTCAGAGATTTCTCTCTCcattccagctcttccttgtctcAGGGTCATTTTGAGAAGCTCCAGGAAGATCTCCAGACTACTTCTgtgatgaaggggcttgagaacTGTCTGGCTTGTATGCATTATATTGCATGTAGTCAGCATGTATTTGGGAGCTGCTgtgtacatagaatcatagaatcttttaggttggaaaagacctttaagattattgagtccaaccgtaaacgtaaccctaccaagtccaccactaaaccatgtccctaagcactacatctacatgtcttttaaatacctccagggatggtggctcaaccacttccctgggcagcctgttccagtgcttgataaccctttcagtgaggAAATATCGTAATACCCAATTTAAAcctctggcgcaacttgaggccgttttcTCTCCTCCTAtgacttgttacttgggagaagagaccaacacccaccttgctacaacctcctttcaggtagttgtagagagggataaggtctcccctcagcctccttttctccaggctaaacaaccttagttcccttagctgctcctcatgaGACACACACATGGATATGCTCATGTTCGGTTTTATAATGAACTCCTTAAAATTGAAAGTGTTGGAAATGTCTTGGTGCGCATACatgtttctgttttcatcatGAGGTACCTAATACTTTGCAGCCTCAGCAAAATAATGTTCTGAAAGTTGTAGGTTTCCAAACAAGACCCATTAGGCAGCACTGCAATACTGTGATGCGAATGGTGTATGTTGTTTTTTGCAGGCAAGAGGAAGAACGCAGGCGCCGTGAGGAGGAAATGAGAAGGCAGCAAGAAGAGATGATGAGACGCCAGCAGGAAGGATTTAAAGGGAATTTTGCTGATGCGGTATGAGTGCTTCTACCTTCCCGTTCCCATCTGGACACTGACATTAGATTTTTGCCCTTCCACAGCATGGGGCTTTCTGTGAATGCTTAACTTGTTGGTTGAGGGACTCTACATATTTAGTGCATTCTGCCCTAAATTATTGACTCCCTCTAATCTTAATACAGTTTAGTCTGGAAAATATAAATACCCCAGTTACTGTCCCACTGCTGTTTCACGTAGGACCCTCACTAGCTGTCTTGCAGTTCAGAAGAATATATGCTAACTAATTTTATTCTAACAGTAACAAAGATGTACTCTCCTGAAGTACTGCTGCAGAACCATGTTATGGTCATATGCCCAGCTATATCCCTAGCCTGCAGCCTATCTTAGTCATGCTTAGATGAAATAATCCCGACTTGAGGCACAGCTGCAGGCATGATAATTGCTTGTACTTAAAAGTCAGTTGGTCAAGTATTTTTTTGTAATGTGAAATGTGTGGTAACCTGCCTTGTAATAGCAGTATCTCTAGTTAAAAGAACTATCTTACAATTCATTTCCAGTCCCAGCAACTTTCTATTATGGAGGCAGCTGTAGTGCTATTGAGGTGGTATAGTGGCATCGATGCAACTGGGTGGCAATGTATCCTAGTGAAAAATTGGCCCCTAAGCAAAATAGCTAAATATATGTCAAACCAAAAGGGCCAAAACCGTGTGACTGATCTAAATGTGTGAATAGTACCCTGCATAGCAGAACTCATGATTTCTCTAAATAATAGTGCCTTTGTATGATAAATGGTGGCACTGAGACTACAGATGAAGTGAAATCTGTTCTTCAGTTCCCACTGTGGAAAAAGTAGTACCCTCACTGAAGTGAGGAGTTGCTCCTAGCTTTGCAGTGAGGGAGATCTGTGGTGTGTCCCCTATGCTCAGTTAATGAAAGAGAAATTGAACTCACTAACTGGTATTTTAATGCAAGTGACCCAGTGCTGCATCTTAATGTAAGCTTGCATTCCTTTCAACAGGAAAAGCTTCTTAGCTATGCTGAGGAAGTAGCAAAACTAATTCTATCTAATGTGTTACTGCTGCAGGTATCTCTTTATGCTGTTGTTTGGTAAAATCTCAATGTGCAGCTTTGCTGCTGGATGTTTTACCATGATTGTGAAAAACAGTCTTTCAGaatgagatattttaaataagacCTGTTTGTTCAGCAGTTAATTGTGTGAAGGTAGCTCAGATCTTCTTTTGAAATTTACCATGGGAATGACTTTTCTACAGTTTTCAGTAGTAAAACTCCAGAACTCATTGAATTTGTATAATTACATTCTTAAAAAGCCTGAATTTTTATCATTTGAAATGGGTATCTCTTTTTTCAGAGGGAGCCACCAGACATGCGAATGGGACAGATGGGTATGGGAGGTAAGAGTATTCTGTGGCCATCTTTGTTCCTATGCATGTTCCTTTCCTCCTTTACAAAATCTGTACATTTTTTGAGTAGTCTTATTTTATTGGCTTCTTATTTAGAAACTCAATCATAATAATCTTCTCCCAGTTCAGTGACAGGAATTGTTCATGTGACAGGAAACATAACAAAATTTGGGTATGAGGCAGTACTGTGCATTTGTGAAAGACTCAGTTCAGTAAGCAAAAGACTTGGTTGAAGTTGCCATCAGACCCATAGTGTGCTTCAGAAGTTTGTACTGATACAGAAACTGGTACAATATGTAGTGCTAGACCTTGAGCCCAGGAAATAACCTTGATTACTGTATTTCCATATTTTGACTACATGATTTAAAGTTTCAGGCCACAAGTACAAGAGCAAGTGAAAAGGCGATGGGGGCTTAGTGGTTAATGAAGGCAGTGAGTGTTAGAGCCTGCTCTACTTTCAGGTAATACTGCAATGCAAGATCAGTTTGTCTTGACCTAATAGTGCAGAGCTAGTTAACAGACTAGGACTCTGTCCCTGAATATAACACTGTGGGGAGCTTACACTGTGTTTGTGACTGGAGTGATGAGTAGAGCCCAGTCACTGTGTCTGGAGGGctattcttcagttttcttttccaggTACCATTGGCATGAACAATAGAGGAGCTATGGGTGGTACCAATGTCCCAGCTGCTGCACCTCCTGCGACTGGTCCTGGAGCTATGATACCTGATGGAGCCATGGGAATGGTAATGTATCTCCATCTACTTTTTGTGCACACCTTTTAAATGCAGATTATGTTGTTTCCATTGTTAAGCACTATGCTCCTAAAGTTGAAGCTTGTTTGTCTACCTAGACCTGTTCCTTAACTCCTGCTGAAATCTTTAGAAGTTAATCTTGCCTGGATACTAGTTGGTACTTTCCAGGAGATTGAGCCAAGTCTAATAACTACTTACTTTACTTCCAAGATAGCTACTGCTAAAACATTTGTTAGAAAGATCTTAGCAATAAAAtatggttgttttttaaatggcatAATGGGAAGCACTTTGTTGAATGAGAGTGTTTTGAGAGTAGATTCTTGCAGGCATAAAGCCAAGCTTTCAGGAATGTTCTGTCCAtcaccagttttaaaaaaaattatttcctatgctAATGGGCTAAAATGAGTATGGTAATAGTGGGTATGCTAAAATGAGTTCAGCTAATTTGCTTAGGAGGTAAAGAGCAAAGAATCAGTGGAGGTTGTGcttatttatttgccttttttaatttttatatttaatttagttttaaactTTACTGCAGAGCTTTATAATAGACCATGGCTTCTGTAGCATCTGTCATTCCTCTGTCATACAAAGGATTGATTCTTTCACAGTGTCAGCACTTTCAgtcagcagcagaaacagcagccatCATAGTCAAGTTTGACCTGAAAGTTCATCTTCCTTTAGCAGTTTGTATCAGTTGGTCTACTAAACAATTTTCCTGCAAACCTTCCTACTTGACTTCTTGATCTATCATGACTGCTACATCACGGAAAATTTTTATCATAACGAACAGTTTTATTTGGCTATAAGCTTTTGTACCTAAGTGGTAGGGACAGTGAAGTGGCTGAGTTAAGGGAACGTGTACTACACAAGGAAATTAAGGGGGAAGATGAAGAGAGGGGAGGTGAGTTCACATCAATGTGATGAAATAATACCATTTAGATCAAAAAGCAATAAGCTGTTTCTCTAATGGCCAGCAATATGTATAGTTTTTTTGGAAACTATTTATTCTGGCCATGTGCTTGGTTTTAAGAGTTACTGGGCCCGTGTATTCCAGCTTTTAATTCATGCACGGAGTAGTTACTTTGCATGTTTGCTCTAACCGCTTGGAGTGATTGCAGTGTTCTTCCCTGTGATGTGTCCTACAGGATAAGTTCATGATTACTCAGAATTTTTCATCTGTAGGAAGGGAAAAAGGTAGGAGGAGTGCTGTGTTACTGCTAGTGCCTCCCCTGCACTGCCAGTGAAGTGAGCATTGAGAGTCCCTGGGACCTCCCCATTGACAATTTTGCTGAAGTTTGGGTCTGTGTTGTGTAGAACCAGGCAATACCAATACCACGGAGTCATCTACAGTACTAATACCAATTATGATGTGCATATATGTATCGCATTACATTGCGTATATATGTATCACTGCTGTAAACCTGTGGACAAAGAATAAATGGAACCCAGGAGCCTGGTGtaaagcagctctgctctatgTAGTCACTTAGCCCTAGTCcggggggaaggaagaggcagtGGTTGCCTCCAGTACCTTCCCCAAAGGAAGTACCATGTCCACCATGAGGACATtcaagcagtggagcaggttgcccagagaggttgtgcagtcttcatccttggaTGTTTACAAGACCCGACTGGATAATGCTGTGACTAACCTAGTCTGATCTCATAGCCAACTccactttgagcaggaggttggactagagatctcctgaggtaccttccaacctgaattatcctttGATCATCATCTCCCTGCTGGAAGGGAGCTATTGCTGGGCTGTGCAATAGCTCTAAcccagctgggagaggggagagccAAAGGAATGGAAATAACACTACTAGGGCACAACACTAGTATTGCAGACTTATTTTGGAATTGGAGTATTGTGTACACCTGGATTGTGATAGTGCTGTAGTATCAGTATACTGCTCCTCGCTTGCATTCAGTTTGGATGAAGGAATATGGTGGAAATGTGAAGTTCTCCTTTCCCAGACTGCATTACTCACATGCTCCACAGCAGGGCACTAGTCTGTGAGATGGTGCAAACTGTATTCCAGTATGCTTGACTACAAGTTACATGGGGAAAGAGACTTGGTCCTGCAATGGTCCTGTCAGTTCAATTTTGGGGCTTTGAGGATATATTGCGTGGGGTGAAGGTTTGTAGCAAGGT
The Calonectris borealis chromosome 13, bCalBor7.hap1.2, whole genome shotgun sequence genome window above contains:
- the NONO gene encoding non-POU domain-containing octamer-binding protein isoform X6, whose product is MQGNKGFNMEKQNHTPRKQHQHQQHPPPSIPANGQQANSQKQLCTLFPSDEGLTIDLKNFRKPGEKTFTQRSRLFVGNLPPDITEEEMRKLFEKYGKAGEVFIHKDKGFGFIRLETRTLAEIAKVELDNMPLRGKQLRVRFACHSASLTVRNLPQFVSNELLEEAFSVFGQVERAVVIVDDRGRSSGKGIVEFSGKPAARKALDRCSDGSFLLTTFPRPVTVEPMDQYDDEEGLPEKLVIKNQQYHKEREQPPRFAQPGSFEYEYAMRWKALIEMEKQQQEQVDRNIKEAREKLEMEMEAARHEHQVMLMRQDLMRRQEELRRMEELHNQEVQKRKQLELRQEEERRRREEEMRRQQEEMMRRQQEGFKGNFADAREPPDMRMGQMGMGGTIGMNNRGAMGGTNVPAAAPPATGPGAMIPDGAMGMTPPPPADRFGQGGAMEGLGAMGGNPPAFNRGNPGGDFGPNKRRRY
- the NONO gene encoding non-POU domain-containing octamer-binding protein isoform X1 produces the protein MGARVVGKMQGNKGFNMEKQNHTPRKQHQHQQHPPPSIPANGQQANSQSESRARRGGPPGPALEQLCTLFPSDEGLTIDLKNFRKPGEKTFTQRSRLFVGNLPPDITEEEMRKLFEKYGKAGEVFIHKDKGFGFIRLETRTLAEIAKVELDNMPLRGKQLRVRFACHSASLTVRNLPQFVSNELLEEAFSVFGQVERAVVIVDDRGRSSGKGIVEFSGKPAARKALDRCSDGSFLLTTFPRPVTVEPMDQYDDEEGLPEKLVIKNQQYHKEREQPPRFAQPGSFEYEYAMRWKALIEMEKQQQEQVDRNIKEAREKLEMEMEAARHEHQVMLMRQDLMRRQEELRRMEELHNQEVQKRKQLELRQEEERRRREEEMRRQQEEMMRRQQEGFKGNFADAREPPDMRMGQMGMGGTIGMNNRGAMGGTNVPAAAPPATGPGAMIPDGAMGMTPPPPADRFGQGGAMEGLGAMGGNPPAFNRGNPGGDFGPNKRRRY
- the NONO gene encoding non-POU domain-containing octamer-binding protein isoform X4 — translated: MGARVVGKMQGNKGFNMEKQNHTPRKQHQHQQHPPPSIPANGQQANSQKQLCTLFPSDEGLTIDLKNFRKPGEKTFTQRSRLFVGNLPPDITEEEMRKLFEKYGKAGEVFIHKDKGFGFIRLETRTLAEIAKVELDNMPLRGKQLRVRFACHSASLTVRNLPQFVSNELLEEAFSVFGQVERAVVIVDDRGRSSGKGIVEFSGKPAARKALDRCSDGSFLLTTFPRPVTVEPMDQYDDEEGLPEKLVIKNQQYHKEREQPPRFAQPGSFEYEYAMRWKALIEMEKQQQEQVDRNIKEAREKLEMEMEAARHEHQVMLMRQDLMRRQEELRRMEELHNQEVQKRKQLELRQEEERRRREEEMRRQQEEMMRRQQEGFKGNFADAREPPDMRMGQMGMGGTIGMNNRGAMGGTNVPAAAPPATGPGAMIPDGAMGMTPPPPADRFGQGGAMEGLGAMGGNPPAFNRGNPGGDFGPNKRRRY
- the NONO gene encoding non-POU domain-containing octamer-binding protein isoform X2; this encodes MQGNKGFNMEKQNHTPRKQHQHQQHPPPSIPANGQQANSQSESRARRGGPPGPALEQLCTLFPSDEGLTIDLKNFRKPGEKTFTQRSRLFVGNLPPDITEEEMRKLFEKYGKAGEVFIHKDKGFGFIRLETRTLAEIAKVELDNMPLRGKQLRVRFACHSASLTVRNLPQFVSNELLEEAFSVFGQVERAVVIVDDRGRSSGKGIVEFSGKPAARKALDRCSDGSFLLTTFPRPVTVEPMDQYDDEEGLPEKLVIKNQQYHKEREQPPRFAQPGSFEYEYAMRWKALIEMEKQQQEQVDRNIKEAREKLEMEMEAARHEHQVMLMRQDLMRRQEELRRMEELHNQEVQKRKQLELRQEEERRRREEEMRRQQEEMMRRQQEGFKGNFADAREPPDMRMGQMGMGGTIGMNNRGAMGGTNVPAAAPPATGPGAMIPDGAMGMTPPPPADRFGQGGAMEGLGAMGGNPPAFNRGNPGGDFGPNKRRRY
- the NONO gene encoding non-POU domain-containing octamer-binding protein isoform X5; the encoded protein is MQGNKGFNMEKQNHTPRKQHQHQQHPPPSIPANGQQANSQSESRARRGGPPGPALDEGLTIDLKNFRKPGEKTFTQRSRLFVGNLPPDITEEEMRKLFEKYGKAGEVFIHKDKGFGFIRLETRTLAEIAKVELDNMPLRGKQLRVRFACHSASLTVRNLPQFVSNELLEEAFSVFGQVERAVVIVDDRGRSSGKGIVEFSGKPAARKALDRCSDGSFLLTTFPRPVTVEPMDQYDDEEGLPEKLVIKNQQYHKEREQPPRFAQPGSFEYEYAMRWKALIEMEKQQQEQVDRNIKEAREKLEMEMEAARHEHQVMLMRQDLMRRQEELRRMEELHNQEVQKRKQLELRQEEERRRREEEMRRQQEEMMRRQQEGFKGNFADAREPPDMRMGQMGMGGTIGMNNRGAMGGTNVPAAAPPATGPGAMIPDGAMGMTPPPPADRFGQGGAMEGLGAMGGNPPAFNRGNPGGDFGPNKRRRY